A section of the Pseudomonas fluorescens genome encodes:
- the kdpB gene encoding potassium-transporting ATPase subunit KdpB: protein MNMNMPVNNTAAAKAQESAKTAISALWRPALVQAFVKLDPRQLKRSPVMLVVELTAILTTVLCLVPDSSVPTFVAVQIALWLWFTVLFANFAEALAEGRGKARADSLKAGSEGLSARRQEADGRFKVVPATSLRKGDVVRVAAGEMIPGDGEVIEGIAAVNEAAITGESAPVIRESGGDRSAVTGNTRLVSDWLLIRITANPGESTLDRMIALVEGAKRQKTPNEVALDILLIGLTLIFLLVVVTLQPFAHFANGSLPLVFLVALLVTLIPTTIGGLLSAIGIAGMDRLVRLNVIAKSGRAVEAAGDVHVLLLDKTGTITFGNRRCAGIYAAPGVNGKELAEGALLASLADDTAEGKSIVEYLRALHPYTEPSVQELTGVPFSAETRLSGVDYQGRVYRKGAVDSLLAFIGLQRQDLLPALSREIDKIAQSGGTPLLVCADGKLLGAIHLKDVVKPGIRERFAELRKLGIRTVMVTGDNPLTAAAIAAEAGVDDVLAEATPEKKLARIRHEQNDGRLVAMCGDGANDAPALAQADVGMAMNDGTQAAREAANMVDLDSDPTKLLDVVQIGKELLVTRGALTTFSIANDVAKYFAILPALFASIYPQLGVLNVMHLSSPQSAILSAIVFNALIIVVLIPLALRGVRVQAASAAALLRRNLLIYGVGGLLVPFAGIKAIDMLLTALHLV, encoded by the coding sequence ATGAACATGAATATGCCTGTAAACAATACCGCTGCGGCCAAGGCTCAGGAGTCGGCCAAGACTGCGATCTCGGCGCTGTGGCGCCCGGCCCTGGTCCAGGCGTTCGTCAAGCTGGACCCGCGCCAGTTGAAGCGTTCGCCGGTGATGCTGGTGGTCGAGCTGACCGCGATCCTCACCACGGTGCTGTGCCTGGTGCCGGACAGCAGCGTGCCGACCTTTGTCGCGGTGCAGATTGCCCTGTGGCTGTGGTTCACCGTGCTGTTCGCCAACTTCGCCGAAGCCCTGGCCGAGGGCCGTGGCAAGGCTCGCGCCGACAGCCTCAAGGCCGGTAGTGAGGGCCTGAGTGCGCGGCGCCAGGAAGCCGATGGCCGCTTCAAGGTGGTGCCCGCCACCAGCCTGCGCAAAGGCGATGTGGTGCGGGTCGCGGCCGGGGAAATGATCCCCGGCGACGGTGAAGTCATCGAAGGCATCGCGGCGGTCAACGAAGCGGCGATCACCGGTGAGTCCGCGCCGGTCATCCGCGAATCCGGCGGCGACCGCTCGGCCGTCACCGGCAATACCCGGCTGGTCTCGGACTGGCTGCTGATTCGCATCACCGCCAACCCGGGCGAATCGACCCTGGACCGTATGATCGCCCTGGTCGAAGGCGCCAAGCGCCAGAAAACCCCCAACGAGGTGGCGCTGGATATCCTGCTGATCGGCCTGACCCTGATCTTCCTGTTGGTGGTCGTGACCTTGCAGCCGTTCGCCCATTTCGCCAATGGCAGCCTGCCCCTGGTGTTCCTGGTGGCGCTGCTGGTCACGTTGATTCCGACCACCATCGGTGGCCTGTTATCGGCCATCGGCATCGCCGGCATGGATCGCCTGGTGCGCCTCAATGTGATCGCCAAGTCCGGGCGCGCCGTGGAAGCGGCGGGGGACGTGCATGTGCTGTTGCTGGACAAGACCGGCACCATCACTTTTGGTAACCGGCGCTGCGCTGGCATCTATGCCGCGCCCGGCGTCAACGGCAAGGAGTTGGCCGAAGGCGCGCTGCTGGCCTCGCTGGCAGACGATACGGCGGAGGGCAAATCCATCGTCGAATACCTGCGTGCCCTGCACCCGTACACCGAGCCCTCTGTGCAAGAGCTGACGGGCGTGCCGTTCAGCGCCGAAACGCGCTTGTCCGGTGTGGACTATCAAGGCCGTGTCTACCGTAAAGGCGCTGTCGATTCGCTGCTGGCGTTTATCGGGCTGCAACGCCAGGACCTGTTGCCGGCGCTGTCCCGGGAGATCGACAAGATTGCCCAGAGCGGCGGCACCCCGTTGCTGGTGTGCGCCGATGGCAAATTGCTGGGGGCGATTCACCTCAAGGACGTAGTCAAGCCCGGCATCCGCGAGCGTTTTGCCGAGCTGCGCAAGCTGGGAATCCGCACGGTGATGGTGACCGGCGACAACCCGCTGACCGCCGCTGCCATTGCTGCCGAAGCAGGCGTGGACGATGTGCTGGCGGAAGCCACGCCGGAGAAGAAACTGGCGCGTATCCGCCATGAGCAGAATGACGGGCGCCTGGTGGCGATGTGTGGCGACGGCGCCAACGACGCGCCGGCCCTGGCCCAGGCGGATGTGGGCATGGCGATGAATGATGGGACCCAGGCGGCCCGCGAGGCGGCGAACATGGTCGACCTCGACAGTGACCCGACCAAGCTGCTGGACGTGGTGCAGATCGGCAAGGAATTGCTGGTGACCCGTGGCGCGCTGACCACCTTTTCCATCGCCAACGACGTGGCCAAGTACTTCGCGATCCTGCCGGCGCTGTTCGCTTCGATCTACCCACAACTGGGCGTGCTCAACGTGATGCACCTGAGCAGCCCGCAGAGCGCGATTCTGTCGGCGATTGTGTTCAACGCGCTGATCATCGTGGTGCTGATCCCTCTGGCTTTGCGCGGTGTGCGGGTGCAGGCGGCGAGTGCTGCGGCGCTGCTGCGGCGCAACCTGCTGATCTATGGCGTGGGCGGGCTTTTGGTGCCGTTCGCGGGGATCAAGGCGATCGACATGCTGCTGACCGCACTGCACCTGGTCTGA
- the kdpC gene encoding potassium-transporting ATPase subunit KdpC, whose amino-acid sequence MSSMIRPALSLLVLMTLITGVAYPLVVTGVAQVAFPGQANGSLVRDAQGKVRGSSLIAQEFSGDRWFHSRPSAGAYATVSSSASNLGPSNPALAARVFDEAAKIQGPDQGPVPLALLTTSGSGLDPHLPPQAIAYQLARVAAARQLPVSTLERLMGEHIEQPLVGPPVVNVLALNMALEKL is encoded by the coding sequence ATGTCCAGCATGATCCGTCCGGCCTTGAGCCTGTTGGTATTGATGACCCTGATCACTGGCGTGGCTTACCCGCTGGTAGTGACCGGCGTCGCCCAGGTTGCCTTTCCAGGCCAGGCCAATGGCAGCCTGGTGCGTGATGCCCAAGGCAAGGTGCGTGGCTCCAGCCTGATTGCCCAGGAATTTTCCGGCGACCGTTGGTTCCACTCGCGACCTTCAGCAGGCGCGTATGCCACTGTCTCCAGCAGTGCCAGCAACCTGGGCCCGAGTAACCCGGCGCTGGCGGCGCGGGTATTTGACGAGGCCGCGAAAATCCAGGGCCCCGACCAGGGACCGGTGCCCCTGGCCCTGTTGACGACCTCCGGCAGCGGTCTTGATCCACACTTGCCACCGCAGGCGATTGCCTATCAACTGGCGCGGGTGGCGGCGGCACGTCAGCTACCGGTGTCGACCCTGGAGCGCTTGATGGGCGAACATATCGAACAGCCGCTGGTGGGGCCACCGGTGGTGAATGTACTGGCGCTGAACATGGCGCTGGAAAAGTTGTAA
- a CDS encoding sensor histidine kinase, which translates to MSDSGRADALLADLPKRGRGRLKVFLGAAPGVGKTYAMLQAAHSQLRLGVRVIAGVVETHGRAETEALLSGLPQQPLQRSEYRGVMLEEMDLDGLLASQPKLVLVDELAHSNAPGSRHEKRWQDIQELLAAGINVFTTVNVQHLESLNDQVRGITGVQVRETLPDWVLQEADELLLIDLPSRELLERLRDGKVYVPEQARAAIDAFFTQTNLMALRELAMQTAAAHVDDDLAQGYRQLGQAAPTVRGRLLVGVDGDAEAERLVRHASRVAQRRHLPWSLVHVDNGRVRDEQSRLRLQNAQQLAERLGGEVVLLRAGEVAKTLIQHAAERRASLVLVGQSRPRWRRRLFGGGLAARLLRNARGLEINVLDSDGTPAAPRLPDVRGLVWFDYALALLATVLASALAWGVSSLLPLPNISLVFLAAVLLVAVRSSLGPALACAALSFMAYDFLFIPPNFSFAIQREEDVLTLLFFLLMAALTGNLAARQRRQLQALRDTQEETSELLDLSRKLTAATDRQAVISAAAHHLQGWSDLQLCLVNRDGPGDWKVETGGPITFTEAERAAADWAWQHDQPAGMGTGTLPFGRWWWWPLSAENGPLGLLGVSPKAGLELSGQRRRLLTALSQPLAQALARAQLAQNLEAARLHGETEQLRSALLASVSHDLRTPLTSMRGSIDSLLALGEAIPLEDRRELLEGTRDEAERLDRYIQNLLDMTRLGHGALKLARDWVSPGDIVGSALGRLRAVLAPLQVSTEVPPELPLLYVHAALIEQALVNVLENAARFSPPHGRLQLRAGVAQQTVFFAVSDEGPGIPEEERAKIFDMFYTAARGDRGGQGTGLGLAICQGMVGAHGGHISVAEGIDGRGTCITLFLPLQTQPSLESEA; encoded by the coding sequence ATGAGCGACTCTGGCCGCGCCGACGCCCTCCTAGCCGATCTACCCAAGCGCGGCCGTGGCCGGCTCAAAGTATTCCTCGGTGCCGCCCCTGGCGTAGGCAAGACCTACGCCATGCTCCAGGCGGCCCACAGCCAATTGCGCCTGGGCGTCCGGGTGATTGCCGGGGTAGTCGAGACCCATGGCCGCGCCGAGACCGAAGCCTTGCTCAGTGGCTTGCCCCAGCAGCCACTGCAGCGCTCTGAATATCGTGGGGTCATGCTTGAAGAGATGGACCTCGATGGCTTGCTCGCCAGCCAGCCCAAGCTGGTGCTGGTGGACGAACTGGCCCATAGCAACGCCCCGGGCAGCCGCCACGAAAAGCGCTGGCAGGACATTCAGGAGTTGCTCGCCGCCGGCATCAACGTGTTTACCACGGTCAACGTCCAGCACCTGGAAAGCCTTAACGACCAGGTGCGCGGTATCACTGGGGTACAGGTGCGCGAAACGTTGCCGGACTGGGTGTTGCAGGAAGCCGATGAGTTGCTGCTGATCGACCTGCCGTCGCGCGAGCTGCTGGAGCGCCTGCGCGATGGCAAGGTCTACGTGCCGGAACAGGCACGCGCGGCCATTGATGCGTTCTTCACCCAGACCAACCTCATGGCCCTGCGCGAGTTGGCGATGCAGACTGCTGCCGCGCATGTCGATGACGATCTGGCCCAGGGCTACCGGCAACTGGGCCAGGCCGCGCCGACGGTGCGCGGGCGGTTGTTGGTGGGGGTGGATGGCGATGCCGAGGCCGAGCGCCTGGTGCGTCACGCCAGCCGGGTGGCCCAGCGCCGGCATTTGCCCTGGAGCCTGGTGCATGTGGATAACGGCCGGGTGCGCGACGAGCAGTCTCGCCTGCGCCTGCAAAACGCCCAGCAACTGGCTGAGCGCCTGGGTGGCGAAGTGGTGTTGCTGCGTGCCGGTGAAGTGGCCAAGACGCTGATCCAGCACGCCGCCGAACGCCGTGCCAGCCTGGTGCTGGTGGGGCAGTCACGCCCGCGCTGGCGGCGCCGACTGTTCGGCGGCGGCTTGGCGGCGCGCTTGTTGCGCAATGCCCGGGGCTTGGAAATCAACGTGCTCGACAGCGATGGAACACCCGCCGCGCCGCGCTTGCCCGATGTACGTGGCCTGGTGTGGTTCGACTATGCCCTGGCGCTGCTGGCAACCGTGCTGGCCAGTGCGTTGGCGTGGGGCGTGTCGAGTCTGCTGCCGCTGCCCAATATCTCCCTGGTGTTCCTCGCAGCGGTGCTGCTGGTGGCGGTTCGCAGCAGCCTGGGCCCGGCATTGGCCTGTGCGGCGCTGTCGTTCATGGCCTATGACTTTTTGTTTATTCCGCCGAATTTCTCGTTCGCCATTCAGCGTGAAGAAGATGTGCTGACGCTGCTGTTTTTCCTGCTGATGGCGGCGCTGACCGGCAACCTGGCCGCTCGCCAGCGTCGGCAACTGCAGGCCCTGCGCGACACCCAGGAAGAAACCAGTGAGCTGCTCGACCTGTCGCGTAAACTCACCGCCGCTACCGATCGCCAGGCGGTGATCAGCGCTGCGGCCCATCATCTGCAGGGTTGGAGCGACTTGCAGTTGTGCCTGGTCAATCGCGACGGGCCCGGTGACTGGAAGGTCGAGACCGGCGGGCCGATCACCTTTACCGAGGCCGAGCGCGCCGCCGCCGACTGGGCCTGGCAGCACGACCAGCCGGCGGGGATGGGCACTGGCACCTTGCCGTTTGGGCGTTGGTGGTGGTGGCCGTTGTCCGCTGAAAATGGCCCGCTGGGCCTGCTCGGCGTCAGCCCCAAGGCCGGCCTGGAACTCAGTGGCCAACGCCGGCGCCTGCTCACAGCCTTGAGCCAGCCGTTGGCCCAGGCGCTGGCCCGTGCCCAATTGGCGCAGAACCTGGAGGCCGCCCGTTTGCACGGCGAGACCGAACAACTGCGCAGCGCCTTGCTGGCCTCGGTGTCCCATGACTTGCGCACGCCGCTGACTTCCATGCGCGGCAGTATCGACAGCCTGCTGGCCCTGGGCGAAGCCATTCCCCTGGAAGATCGCCGGGAACTGCTGGAAGGGACTCGTGATGAAGCCGAGCGCCTGGACCGCTACATCCAGAACCTGCTGGACATGACCCGCCTGGGCCATGGCGCCTTGAAGCTGGCGCGCGACTGGGTGTCGCCCGGCGATATTGTCGGCAGCGCCCTCGGCCGGCTGCGTGCGGTACTGGCGCCGTTGCAGGTGAGTACCGAGGTGCCGCCCGAGTTGCCGCTGCTTTATGTGCATGCCGCCTTGATCGAGCAGGCACTGGTCAATGTGCTGGAAAACGCCGCACGCTTCTCACCGCCCCATGGCCGCTTGCAACTGCGCGCCGGCGTGGCGCAGCAGACGGTGTTTTTTGCGGTCAGCGACGAAGGCCCGGGGATTCCCGAGGAGGAGCGGGCGAAGATTTTCGATATGTTCTACACCGCCGCACGCGGCGACCGTGGAGGGCAGGGCACCGGGCTCGGCCTGGCCATCTGCCAGGGTATGGTTGGCGCCCATGGCGGGCATATCAGCGTAGCCGAGGGCATCGATGGGCGGGGCACTTGCATCACTTTGTTCCTGCCCTTGCAGACCCAGCCGAGCCTGGAAAGTGAAGCGTGA
- a CDS encoding response regulator, whose protein sequence is MSQTATILVIDDEPQIRKFLRISLASQGYKVLEAGTGAEGLAQAALNKPDLLVLDLGLPDMDGQQVLRDLREWSTAPVLVLSVRASEGQKVQALDGGANDYVTKPFGIQEFLARVRALLRQAPAGETQQAALQFGPLTVDLAYRRVLLDGVEVALTRKEYAVLAQLARHPGRVITQQQLLKDIWGPTHTEDSHYLRIVVGHLRQKLADEPTQPRFIVTEAGVGYRLLGAEG, encoded by the coding sequence ATGAGCCAGACTGCGACGATTTTGGTCATTGATGACGAGCCGCAGATCCGCAAGTTCTTGCGCATCAGCCTGGCGTCCCAGGGCTATAAAGTGCTCGAAGCCGGGACCGGCGCCGAAGGGCTGGCCCAGGCAGCATTGAACAAGCCGGACCTGCTGGTGCTGGACCTGGGCCTGCCGGACATGGACGGCCAACAGGTGTTGCGCGACCTGCGCGAATGGTCGACGGCGCCGGTGCTGGTGTTGTCGGTGCGTGCCAGCGAAGGGCAGAAGGTCCAGGCCCTGGATGGTGGCGCCAACGATTATGTGACCAAGCCATTTGGCATCCAGGAATTTCTGGCCCGGGTGCGCGCGCTGCTACGCCAGGCGCCCGCTGGAGAAACCCAGCAGGCCGCCCTGCAGTTTGGCCCGCTGACGGTCGACCTGGCGTATCGGCGGGTGCTGCTGGACGGTGTCGAGGTGGCCCTGACCCGCAAGGAATACGCGGTACTGGCGCAACTGGCGCGCCATCCTGGCCGGGTGATTACCCAACAGCAATTGCTCAAGGATATCTGGGGGCCGACCCATACCGAAGACAGTCACTACCTGCGCATTGTGGTGGGGCACTTGCGCCAGAAACTGGCGGATGAGCCGACCCAGCCGCGATTTATCGTGACCGAGGCGGGGGTGGGGTATCGGTTGCTGGGGGCTGAGGGCTGA
- a CDS encoding patatin-like phospholipase family protein, whose amino-acid sequence MKKRVALVLGSGGARGYAHIGVIEEIEKRGYEIACIAGCSMGAVVGGIYAAGKLQDYRNWIESLDYLDVLRLVDVSFRLGAIRGEKVFGQIRKIVGEINIENLRIPYTAVATDLTNQQEIWFQEGCLHQAMRASAAIPSLFTPVMQGNRMLVDGGLLNPLPIVPVVSSHCDLIIAVNLNSTNQKHYKLPVIQRPPAFKSRFDNLVRSLGSHLPFRRKQAEQLLLLEQEALQAQAADINPWLEGAEPQAQQPAAAPETAGAPKSATGSFIIDNVGPASLLDLINQSFEVMQTSLAQYKIAGYPPDVLINVPKRVCRFFEFYKAPELIALGREIASDTLDRYESEQS is encoded by the coding sequence ATGAAAAAACGTGTTGCATTGGTCCTGGGCTCCGGCGGAGCAAGGGGTTATGCCCATATCGGGGTGATCGAAGAGATCGAAAAACGCGGTTATGAAATCGCCTGTATCGCCGGCTGCTCCATGGGCGCGGTGGTGGGCGGGATTTATGCCGCAGGTAAGTTGCAGGACTACCGGAACTGGATCGAAAGCCTGGACTACCTGGATGTGCTGCGCCTGGTGGATGTGAGTTTTCGCCTGGGGGCGATACGCGGCGAAAAGGTCTTTGGGCAGATCCGCAAGATCGTCGGCGAAATCAATATCGAAAACCTGCGCATCCCCTACACCGCTGTGGCCACCGACCTGACCAACCAACAGGAAATCTGGTTCCAGGAAGGCTGCCTGCACCAGGCCATGCGTGCCTCAGCGGCGATTCCCAGCCTGTTCACTCCGGTGATGCAAGGCAATCGCATGCTGGTGGACGGCGGCCTGCTCAACCCACTGCCTATCGTGCCGGTGGTGTCGAGCCATTGCGACCTGATCATTGCGGTCAACCTCAACTCCACCAACCAGAAGCATTACAAGCTGCCGGTGATCCAGCGTCCGCCGGCGTTCAAGAGTCGCTTCGACAACCTGGTTCGATCACTGGGCTCGCACCTGCCGTTTCGGCGCAAGCAGGCCGAACAATTATTGCTGCTGGAACAGGAAGCGCTACAAGCCCAGGCCGCCGATATCAACCCCTGGCTTGAAGGCGCCGAGCCGCAAGCCCAGCAACCGGCCGCAGCCCCGGAGACGGCCGGCGCGCCCAAGTCGGCCACTGGTTCGTTCATCATCGACAACGTGGGGCCGGCATCGCTGCTGGATTTGATCAACCAGAGTTTCGAGGTGATGCAGACATCCTTGGCGCAGTACAAGATCGCGGGTTATCCGCCGGATGTGCTGATCAACGTGCCCAAGCGCGTGTGCCGGTTCTTCGAGTTCTACAAAGCGCCGGAACTGATCGCGCTGGGACGCGAGATTGCCAGTGATACGTTGGATCGGTATGAGAGTGAACAGAGCTGA
- a CDS encoding CHAD domain-containing protein translates to MSALVDQLVAQVIGLEVGLLSCQARLAAVTDDEALHDLRTTVRRLRSLLRPLRGLPGVEQLEAAASAVGQLTTPLRDREVLAAYLHQHGYHDAAARRLRLQPQTYRQVAQSPELARLLLILEAFPRFIRASQQQKLLKGLHIRIEKRLAKQWQALERALHDPDHDRHRLRLLIKRVRYAAEAYPQLGQVPAKAMSRLKSAQGALGDWHDCWQWLAQAEHQADLQPCVAVWHRAMAQAEGKADRVLDKLAADCF, encoded by the coding sequence ATGTCGGCGTTGGTGGATCAGTTAGTCGCCCAGGTCATTGGCCTGGAAGTCGGATTGTTGAGTTGCCAGGCACGCCTGGCGGCGGTTACCGATGACGAAGCGCTGCATGATCTGCGCACCACCGTGCGGCGTCTGCGCAGCCTGTTGCGTCCTTTGCGCGGACTGCCCGGTGTCGAGCAACTGGAAGCGGCCGCCAGCGCCGTTGGCCAATTGACCACGCCGCTGCGCGATCGCGAGGTGCTGGCAGCCTACCTGCACCAGCACGGCTATCACGACGCGGCGGCCCGGCGCCTGCGCCTGCAGCCGCAGACCTATCGACAGGTGGCGCAAAGCCCGGAGTTGGCGCGACTGCTGCTGATCCTCGAAGCCTTTCCACGATTTATCCGCGCATCCCAGCAGCAAAAACTGCTCAAGGGCCTGCACATACGCATCGAAAAGCGCCTGGCCAAGCAATGGCAGGCACTTGAGAGGGCATTGCACGATCCCGATCACGACCGCCATCGCCTGCGGTTACTGATCAAGCGCGTGCGCTACGCGGCCGAGGCCTACCCGCAATTGGGCCAGGTGCCAGCCAAGGCCATGTCCCGTCTCAAGTCCGCCCAGGGTGCGTTGGGGGACTGGCATGACTGCTGGCAATGGCTCGCGCAAGCCGAGCATCAGGCGGACTTGCAGCCCTGTGTTGCGGTCTGGCACCGAGCCATGGCCCAGGCCGAAGGCAAGGCGGACCGGGTGCTGGATAAGCTGGCAGCGGACTGTTTCTGA
- a CDS encoding acyl-CoA thioesterase, translating into MRFSDLLDAARSHPLDVSIPAEWAQGRATFGGLVAALQYEALRAQVPADRPLRSLAVTFVGPVAPDVSASYQVEVLREGKAVSQLLGRVVQGGEVMTLAQASFGASRPSQIDVPALPAPAFKHWDECQELPYIKGVTPEFMRHLAMRWSVGGLPFTGNKSREMGGWVRLRGDVKEEPLTEAHLLALVDAWPPALLPHLKRPAPGSTLTWTIEFIQPLAQLTTLDWCQYHVEIEHARDGYGHAAAMLWGPDGQLIAISRQTVVVFA; encoded by the coding sequence ATGCGCTTTAGTGATTTGCTCGACGCTGCCCGTAGTCACCCGTTGGATGTGTCTATTCCGGCTGAATGGGCCCAGGGCCGCGCCACATTCGGCGGCCTGGTCGCCGCCTTGCAATACGAAGCGTTGCGTGCCCAGGTTCCGGCAGATCGCCCGTTGCGCTCGTTGGCCGTAACCTTTGTGGGGCCGGTGGCGCCCGACGTATCTGCCAGCTATCAGGTGGAAGTGCTGCGCGAAGGCAAGGCGGTCAGCCAGTTGCTGGGGCGGGTGGTGCAGGGCGGGGAAGTGATGACCCTGGCCCAGGCCAGCTTCGGCGCTTCACGCCCTTCGCAGATTGACGTGCCGGCCTTGCCCGCGCCGGCCTTCAAGCATTGGGATGAGTGCCAGGAGCTGCCCTATATCAAAGGTGTGACCCCTGAGTTCATGCGCCACCTGGCGATGCGCTGGAGTGTTGGCGGCTTGCCGTTCACGGGCAATAAATCCCGGGAGATGGGCGGCTGGGTGCGCCTGCGTGGAGACGTGAAGGAGGAGCCCTTGACCGAGGCGCATCTCCTTGCGCTGGTGGACGCCTGGCCGCCGGCCCTGCTGCCGCACCTCAAGAGGCCGGCTCCGGGCAGCACCCTGACCTGGACCATCGAGTTCATTCAGCCGCTGGCGCAGCTGACGACCCTGGATTGGTGCCAGTACCACGTCGAGATCGAGCATGCCCGCGACGGCTACGGCCATGCTGCTGCAATGTTGTGGGGGCCTGATGGCCAGTTGATTGCTATCAGCCGCCAGACCGTGGTGGTCTTCGCCTGA
- a CDS encoding Mpo1-like protein has translation MGKRHPNLPAWQWRAYPQNHQHPTNLVLHLIAVPLFIVGFLLIVSGVFSLSLASFAIGVVGVLAGLALQRHGHSLETQASEPFSDRKDAVQRLVVEQFVTFPRFVLSGGWWQAWRQRHRH, from the coding sequence ATGGGCAAACGTCATCCCAATCTCCCCGCCTGGCAATGGCGCGCCTACCCGCAGAACCATCAGCACCCGACCAACCTGGTGCTGCACCTGATAGCCGTACCGCTGTTTATCGTCGGGTTTCTGCTGATTGTGTCTGGGGTGTTCAGCCTGAGCCTGGCCAGTTTTGCCATCGGCGTGGTCGGCGTGCTTGCCGGCCTGGCGCTGCAGCGCCATGGCCACAGCCTGGAGACCCAGGCCAGCGAGCCGTTCAGTGATCGCAAAGATGCAGTGCAGCGCCTGGTGGTCGAGCAATTCGTGACCTTTCCGCGCTTTGTCCTCAGTGGCGGCTGGTGGCAGGCCTGGCGTCAGCGCCACCGCCACTGA
- a CDS encoding methyl-accepting chemotaxis protein, translating to MGAWLSNISLKYKFWAVNAVAFITTLLLVLYAVHLEQQARSHASQTSAQAQGRLLSAWPVGQALPKGEHWLAFARGQAPELPGQDLSALSEADGWVEFNPMPLFGENPLMGAQVVSRADGQHVAVLAYAPSLSQVFTERFTHYAVAVLILMLAMLCASQLLIRFLLAQLNTLKDVMLHVEKTGDLSARVPLACKDEVGQMASAFNAMQAGYQRVVSTVARTAKLLDDGAARLASSMNEVQHGMLGQQSETDQAATAINEMTATVYHIAQHAGATRDLSQTADTLAGSGQEVVTRVQRSIAGLSTGVQQTAEMIQKLAEDSQKINGVVGVIHSIAEQTNLLALNAAIEAARAGEMGRGFAVVADEVRNLAKRVQSSTDEITRMVSALQAGTRDAVDFMQESSFKADDCVQQAQEAGASLVEITSAVAQMRESNTQIAVAAEQQSHVAEEMNRAVVSIRDVTENTVQQTVDSATTSNELATLAGELNKAIGQLKL from the coding sequence ATGGGTGCCTGGCTTAGCAATATCTCGCTGAAGTACAAATTCTGGGCCGTGAATGCGGTCGCTTTCATCACCACGCTGCTGCTGGTGCTGTATGCCGTGCACCTTGAGCAACAGGCCCGCAGCCATGCCTCCCAAACCTCGGCACAAGCCCAGGGACGCTTGCTCAGCGCCTGGCCAGTCGGGCAGGCGCTGCCCAAGGGCGAGCACTGGCTGGCCTTTGCCCGGGGCCAGGCTCCCGAGCTGCCAGGCCAGGATTTGTCCGCCCTCAGCGAAGCCGATGGCTGGGTCGAGTTCAACCCTATGCCGCTGTTCGGCGAAAACCCGTTGATGGGCGCCCAAGTCGTCTCCCGCGCCGACGGCCAGCACGTTGCCGTACTGGCTTATGCGCCCAGCCTGAGCCAGGTGTTTACCGAACGCTTCACCCACTACGCGGTGGCGGTGCTGATCCTGATGCTCGCGATGCTCTGCGCCTCGCAGTTGCTGATCCGCTTTTTGCTCGCCCAACTCAATACCTTGAAAGACGTCATGCTGCATGTGGAGAAAACCGGCGACCTGTCGGCCCGCGTGCCCCTGGCGTGCAAGGACGAAGTCGGGCAGATGGCCAGTGCGTTCAACGCCATGCAGGCCGGCTACCAGCGAGTGGTCAGCACCGTGGCCCGCACTGCCAAACTGTTGGACGACGGTGCCGCACGCCTGGCCAGCAGCATGAACGAGGTGCAGCACGGCATGCTCGGCCAGCAAAGCGAGACCGACCAGGCTGCCACTGCGATCAATGAAATGACCGCCACCGTGTATCACATTGCCCAGCACGCCGGCGCCACGCGGGACCTGTCCCAGACCGCCGACACCCTGGCCGGCAGCGGTCAGGAAGTGGTGACCCGAGTCCAGCGTTCGATTGCCGGGTTGTCTACCGGTGTGCAGCAAACCGCCGAGATGATCCAGAAGCTGGCCGAGGACAGCCAGAAGATCAATGGCGTGGTCGGGGTGATCCATAGCATCGCCGAACAAACCAACCTGCTGGCCCTCAACGCCGCCATCGAAGCCGCCCGCGCCGGGGAGATGGGGCGCGGTTTTGCGGTCGTCGCCGACGAGGTACGCAACCTGGCCAAGCGCGTGCAAAGTTCTACCGATGAAATCACCCGCATGGTCTCTGCCCTGCAGGCAGGCACCCGGGACGCCGTGGACTTTATGCAGGAAAGCTCCTTCAAGGCTGACGACTGTGTACAGCAAGCCCAGGAAGCCGGCGCGTCACTCGTGGAAATCACCAGCGCCGTGGCGCAGATGCGCGAGAGCAACACGCAAATTGCGGTCGCCGCCGAACAACAGAGCCATGTGGCCGAAGAGATGAACCGAGCGGTGGTGAGCATTCGTGATGTCACGGAAAACACCGTACAACAGACCGTGGATTCCGCGACCACCAGCAATGAACTGGCCACCCTGGCCGGTGAGCTGAACAAGGCCATCGGCCAACTGAAGTTGTGA